The following are encoded in a window of Arvicanthis niloticus isolate mArvNil1 chromosome 1, mArvNil1.pat.X, whole genome shotgun sequence genomic DNA:
- the Adam8 gene encoding disintegrin and metalloproteinase domain-containing protein 8 isoform X1, translated as MLGLWLLSVLWTPAVAPGPPLPHVKQYEVVWPRRLAASRSRRTLPSHWGLYPESLSYALGTSGRVFTLHLRKNRDLLGSSYKETYSAANGSEVTEQLHEQDHCLYQGHVEGHAGSAASISTCAGLRGFFRVGSTVHLIEPLDADEGGRHAVYQAKYLQQKAGTCGVKDTSLDDLGPRALEIYRSQPRNWLIPRETRYVELYVVADSQELQKLGSREAVRQRVLEVVNHVDKLYQDLHFRVVLVGLEIWNRDKFYISRYANVTLENFLTWREQNLLGRHPHDNVQLITGVDFMGTTVGLAKVSALCSHYSGAVNQDHTKSPIGVASTMAHELGHNLGMSHDEDIPGCYCPIARESGGCIMTESIGSKFPRTFSRCSQVDLETFVTKPQTGCLTNVPDVNRFVGGPVCGNLFVEHGEQCDCGTPQDCQNPCCNATTCQLAKGAECAGGACCHECKVKPAGVVCRPMKDKCDLEEFCDGRKPTCPEDAFQQNGTPCPGGYCFDGSCPTLAQQCQDLWGPGARAAADSCFTFSIPRGCKGRMYPGRINRCGVLYCEGGQKPPERSFCTLSSNHGICHALHTDSNTDTYELVLQGTKCEEGKVCMDGSCQDLRVYRSENCSAKCNNHGVCNHKRECHCHKGWAPPNCAQRLADVAYEQAASTSLPVSVVVVLVILVAAMVIVAGIVIYRKAPRQIQRRSVSPKPTTGLSNPLFYTGDSSLPAKSRPPGPPNPQHPRPIVKPKRPPPAPPGAVSSPPLSVPVYGQKVPNQLRPDPPTKPLPELKPKQVKPTVAPPTPPVKPGTGGTVPGVTQGASGPKVALKVPIQKR; from the exons ATGCTTGGCCTCTGGCTACTCAGCGTCTTATGGACACCAG CAGTAGCCCCTGGACCTCCTTTGCCCCACGTGAAACAGTATGAGGTGGTTTGGCCTCGGCGCCTAGCTGCATCCCGCTCCCGCAGAACCCTGCCTTCCCACTGG GGCCTGTACCCAGAGAGTCTGAGCTATGCTCTTGGGACCAGTGGGCGTGTTTTTACCCTGCACCTTCGAAAGAACAG GGACCTGCTGGGCTCAAGCTACAAAGAGACTTACTCAGCTGCCAATGGCTCTGAGGTGACAGAGCAGCTGCATGAGCAG GACCATTGTCTCTACCAGGGCCATGTGGAAGGGCATGCAGGCTCAGCTGCCAGTATTAGCACCTGTGCTGGCCTCAG GGGCTTTTTCCGTGTCGGGTCCACTGTCCACTTGATTGAGCCTCTGGATGCTGATGAAGGGGGGCGGCATGCAGTGTACCAGGCAAAGTATCTGCAACAGAAGGCTGGGACCTGTGGGGTCAAAGATACCAGTCTGGATGACCTTGGGCCTCGGGCCTTAGAAATCTACAGGTCTCAGCCCCGG AACTGGCTAATACCCAGAGAAACCCGCTATGTGGAGTTGTACGTGGTTGCAGACAGCCAAGAG TTACAGAAGTTGGGGAGCAGAGAGGCCGTGCGCCAGCGAGTTCTGGAGGTTGTAAACCATGTGGATAAG CTTTATCAGGATCTCCATTTCCGTGTCGTCCTGGTGGGCCTGGAGATCTGGAACAGGGACAAATTCTACATCAGCCGTTATGCTAATGTTACGCTGGAAAACTTCTTGACCTGGAGGGAACAGAACTTGCTAGGGCGGCACCCGCATGACAATGTGCAACTTATCAC GGGGGTTGATTTCATGGGGACCACTGTTGGACTGGCTAAGGTGTCTGCCCTGTGTTCCCATTACTCAGGAGCTGTGAATCAG GACCACACCAAGAGCCCCATTGGTGTAGCATCTACCATGGCCCATGAGCTGGGCCACAATCTGGGCATGAGCCACGATGAGGACATTCCAGGATGCTACTGTCCTATAGCACGTGAGAGTGGTGGCTGTATCATGACTGAAAGCATTGG CTCCAAGTTCCCCAGGACGTTCAGCAGGTGTAGCCAGGTCGACCTAGAGACCTTCGTGACAAAACCCCAGACAGGCTGCCTGACCAATGTCCCGGATGTCAACCGGTTCGTGGGTGGCCCTGTATGTGGAAACCTGTTTGTGGAGCATGGAGAGCAGTGTGACTGTGGTACACCTCAG GACTGTCAAAACCCCTGCTGCAATGCCACCACTTGCCAGCTGGCCAAGGGGGCAGAGTGTGCCGGTGGTGCCTGTTGTCATGAATGCAAG GTGAAGCCAGCTGGTGTGGTGTGtcgtcccatgaaggacaaatgTGACCTGGAGGAGTTCTGTGATGGCCGGAAGCCAACATGTCCTGAAGATGCCTTCCAACAGAATGGCACTCCCTGCCCAGGGGGCTACTGCTTTGATGGGAGCTGCCCCACACTGGCACAGCAGTGCCAGGACCTGTGGGGGCCAG GTGCTCGGGCAGCAGCCGACTCCTGCTTTACCTTTAGCATCCCTCGGGGCTGCAAGGGGAGGATGTACCCTGGCAG GATCAACCGGTGTGGGGTACTGTACTGTGAGGGAGGCCAGAAGCCCCCTGAACGTTCCTTCTGCACTCTCTCCTCCAACCATGGAATCTGCCATGCTCTCCACACAGACAGCAACACTGACACCTATGAGCTGGTACTCCAGGGCACCAAGTGCGAGGAGGGAAAG GTTTGCATGGATGGAAGCTGCCAGGACCTCCGTGTATACAGATCTGAAAACTGCTCTGCTAAATGCAACAACCATGGG GTATGCAACCACAAGAGGGAGTGCCATTGTCACAAGGGCTGGGCCCCACCCAACTGTGCACAGCGGCTGGCAGATGTAGCATATGAACAAGCAG CATCTACGAGCCTCCCAGTCAGTGTGGTTGTGGTCTTGGTGATCCTGGTGGCTGCAATGGTCATCGTAGCAGGCATCGTCATCTACAGAAAGGCTCCGAGACAAATCCAGAGGAG gaGTGTGTCACCCAAGCCTACCACGGGGCTCTCCAATCCCCTATTCTACACAGGGGACAGCAGCCTGCCAGCTAAGAGCAGGCCTCCAGGCCCTCCAAACCCCCAGCACCCAAGACCCATAGTGAAACCAAAGAGGCCTCCCCCTGCA CCTCCAGGTGCCGTGTCCAGTCCACCCCTCTCAGTTCCTGTTTATGGCCAAAAGGTACCAAATCAG ctTAGACCTGATCCTCCCACCAAGCCCCTCCCAGAGCTGAAACCCAAACAG GTCAAGCCAACCGTTGCACCCCCGACACCACCAGTCAAGCCTGGGACTGGAGGGACCGTGCCTGGAGTGACTCAG GGAGCTAGTGGGCCAAAGGTTGCTCTGAAGGTCCCCATCCAGAAGAGGTGA
- the Adam8 gene encoding disintegrin and metalloproteinase domain-containing protein 8 isoform X2, with translation MLGLWLLSVLWTPVAPGPPLPHVKQYEVVWPRRLAASRSRRTLPSHWGLYPESLSYALGTSGRVFTLHLRKNRDLLGSSYKETYSAANGSEVTEQLHEQDHCLYQGHVEGHAGSAASISTCAGLRGFFRVGSTVHLIEPLDADEGGRHAVYQAKYLQQKAGTCGVKDTSLDDLGPRALEIYRSQPRNWLIPRETRYVELYVVADSQELQKLGSREAVRQRVLEVVNHVDKLYQDLHFRVVLVGLEIWNRDKFYISRYANVTLENFLTWREQNLLGRHPHDNVQLITGVDFMGTTVGLAKVSALCSHYSGAVNQDHTKSPIGVASTMAHELGHNLGMSHDEDIPGCYCPIARESGGCIMTESIGSKFPRTFSRCSQVDLETFVTKPQTGCLTNVPDVNRFVGGPVCGNLFVEHGEQCDCGTPQDCQNPCCNATTCQLAKGAECAGGACCHECKVKPAGVVCRPMKDKCDLEEFCDGRKPTCPEDAFQQNGTPCPGGYCFDGSCPTLAQQCQDLWGPGARAAADSCFTFSIPRGCKGRMYPGRINRCGVLYCEGGQKPPERSFCTLSSNHGICHALHTDSNTDTYELVLQGTKCEEGKVCMDGSCQDLRVYRSENCSAKCNNHGVCNHKRECHCHKGWAPPNCAQRLADVAYEQAASTSLPVSVVVVLVILVAAMVIVAGIVIYRKAPRQIQRRSVSPKPTTGLSNPLFYTGDSSLPAKSRPPGPPNPQHPRPIVKPKRPPPAPPGAVSSPPLSVPVYGQKVPNQLRPDPPTKPLPELKPKQVKPTVAPPTPPVKPGTGGTVPGVTQGASGPKVALKVPIQKR, from the exons ATGCTTGGCCTCTGGCTACTCAGCGTCTTATGGACACCAG TAGCCCCTGGACCTCCTTTGCCCCACGTGAAACAGTATGAGGTGGTTTGGCCTCGGCGCCTAGCTGCATCCCGCTCCCGCAGAACCCTGCCTTCCCACTGG GGCCTGTACCCAGAGAGTCTGAGCTATGCTCTTGGGACCAGTGGGCGTGTTTTTACCCTGCACCTTCGAAAGAACAG GGACCTGCTGGGCTCAAGCTACAAAGAGACTTACTCAGCTGCCAATGGCTCTGAGGTGACAGAGCAGCTGCATGAGCAG GACCATTGTCTCTACCAGGGCCATGTGGAAGGGCATGCAGGCTCAGCTGCCAGTATTAGCACCTGTGCTGGCCTCAG GGGCTTTTTCCGTGTCGGGTCCACTGTCCACTTGATTGAGCCTCTGGATGCTGATGAAGGGGGGCGGCATGCAGTGTACCAGGCAAAGTATCTGCAACAGAAGGCTGGGACCTGTGGGGTCAAAGATACCAGTCTGGATGACCTTGGGCCTCGGGCCTTAGAAATCTACAGGTCTCAGCCCCGG AACTGGCTAATACCCAGAGAAACCCGCTATGTGGAGTTGTACGTGGTTGCAGACAGCCAAGAG TTACAGAAGTTGGGGAGCAGAGAGGCCGTGCGCCAGCGAGTTCTGGAGGTTGTAAACCATGTGGATAAG CTTTATCAGGATCTCCATTTCCGTGTCGTCCTGGTGGGCCTGGAGATCTGGAACAGGGACAAATTCTACATCAGCCGTTATGCTAATGTTACGCTGGAAAACTTCTTGACCTGGAGGGAACAGAACTTGCTAGGGCGGCACCCGCATGACAATGTGCAACTTATCAC GGGGGTTGATTTCATGGGGACCACTGTTGGACTGGCTAAGGTGTCTGCCCTGTGTTCCCATTACTCAGGAGCTGTGAATCAG GACCACACCAAGAGCCCCATTGGTGTAGCATCTACCATGGCCCATGAGCTGGGCCACAATCTGGGCATGAGCCACGATGAGGACATTCCAGGATGCTACTGTCCTATAGCACGTGAGAGTGGTGGCTGTATCATGACTGAAAGCATTGG CTCCAAGTTCCCCAGGACGTTCAGCAGGTGTAGCCAGGTCGACCTAGAGACCTTCGTGACAAAACCCCAGACAGGCTGCCTGACCAATGTCCCGGATGTCAACCGGTTCGTGGGTGGCCCTGTATGTGGAAACCTGTTTGTGGAGCATGGAGAGCAGTGTGACTGTGGTACACCTCAG GACTGTCAAAACCCCTGCTGCAATGCCACCACTTGCCAGCTGGCCAAGGGGGCAGAGTGTGCCGGTGGTGCCTGTTGTCATGAATGCAAG GTGAAGCCAGCTGGTGTGGTGTGtcgtcccatgaaggacaaatgTGACCTGGAGGAGTTCTGTGATGGCCGGAAGCCAACATGTCCTGAAGATGCCTTCCAACAGAATGGCACTCCCTGCCCAGGGGGCTACTGCTTTGATGGGAGCTGCCCCACACTGGCACAGCAGTGCCAGGACCTGTGGGGGCCAG GTGCTCGGGCAGCAGCCGACTCCTGCTTTACCTTTAGCATCCCTCGGGGCTGCAAGGGGAGGATGTACCCTGGCAG GATCAACCGGTGTGGGGTACTGTACTGTGAGGGAGGCCAGAAGCCCCCTGAACGTTCCTTCTGCACTCTCTCCTCCAACCATGGAATCTGCCATGCTCTCCACACAGACAGCAACACTGACACCTATGAGCTGGTACTCCAGGGCACCAAGTGCGAGGAGGGAAAG GTTTGCATGGATGGAAGCTGCCAGGACCTCCGTGTATACAGATCTGAAAACTGCTCTGCTAAATGCAACAACCATGGG GTATGCAACCACAAGAGGGAGTGCCATTGTCACAAGGGCTGGGCCCCACCCAACTGTGCACAGCGGCTGGCAGATGTAGCATATGAACAAGCAG CATCTACGAGCCTCCCAGTCAGTGTGGTTGTGGTCTTGGTGATCCTGGTGGCTGCAATGGTCATCGTAGCAGGCATCGTCATCTACAGAAAGGCTCCGAGACAAATCCAGAGGAG gaGTGTGTCACCCAAGCCTACCACGGGGCTCTCCAATCCCCTATTCTACACAGGGGACAGCAGCCTGCCAGCTAAGAGCAGGCCTCCAGGCCCTCCAAACCCCCAGCACCCAAGACCCATAGTGAAACCAAAGAGGCCTCCCCCTGCA CCTCCAGGTGCCGTGTCCAGTCCACCCCTCTCAGTTCCTGTTTATGGCCAAAAGGTACCAAATCAG ctTAGACCTGATCCTCCCACCAAGCCCCTCCCAGAGCTGAAACCCAAACAG GTCAAGCCAACCGTTGCACCCCCGACACCACCAGTCAAGCCTGGGACTGGAGGGACCGTGCCTGGAGTGACTCAG GGAGCTAGTGGGCCAAAGGTTGCTCTGAAGGTCCCCATCCAGAAGAGGTGA
- the Tubgcp2 gene encoding gamma-tubulin complex component 2 has protein sequence MSEFRIHHDVNELLSLLRIHGGDGAEVYIDLLQKNRTPYVTTTVSAHSAKVKIAEFSRTPEDFLKKYDELKSKNTRNLDPLVYLLSKLTEDKETLQYLQQNAKERAELAASAAASGTASFNIAVAASKMSTQELEELRKQLGSVATGSTLQQSLELTRKMLRDKQNKKNLGQPLPVFPAWVYERPTLAGDFLIGSGLSSDTALPIGTLPLASQESAVVEDLLYVLVGVDGRYITAQPLAGRQNRTFLVDPNLDLSIRELVNRILPVAASYSTVTRFIEEKSSFEYGQVNHALAAAMRTLVKEYLILVTQLEQLHRQGLLSLQKLWFYIQPAMRTIDILASLATSVDKGECVGGSTLSLLHDRSFNYTGDSQAQELCLYLTKAASAPYFEILEKWIYRGIIHDPYSEFMVEEHELRKEKIQEDYNDKYWDQRYTVLPQQIPSFLQKVAGKILSTGKYLNVVRECGHDVTCPVAKEIIYTLKERAYVEQIEKAFNYASKVLLDFLMEEKELVAHLRSIKRYFLMDQGDFFVHFMDLTEEELRKPVEDITPTRLEALLELALRMSTANTDPFKDDLKIDLMPHDLITQLLRVLAIETKQEKAMTHADPTELTLSGLEAFSFDYMVKWPLSLIINRKALTRYQMLFRHMFYCKHVERQLCSVWISNKTAKQHALHSAKWFAGAFTLRQRMLNFVQNIQYYMMFEVMEPTWHILEKNLKSASNIDDVLGHHTSFLDNCLKDCMLTNPELLKVFSKLMSVCVMFTNCMQKFTQSMKLDSELGRLTLDHQGSVPGPPTETERIEDRPRKEPTRKHLSEHVDTPQLSSGFEATINNFDKNFSAHLLDLLARLSVYSTSDCEHGMASVISRLDFNGFYAERLERLSAERSQKTAPQVPAPRGPPAPAPRVAIPAQ, from the exons ATGAGTGAATTTCGGATTCACCATGATGTCAATGAGCTGCTCAGCCTTCTCCGAATCCATGGCGGAGATGGGGCTGAGGTCTACATTGACCTGCTGCAGAAGAACCGGACGCCATATGTTACAACCACAGTGTCTGCCCACAGTGCCAAG GTCAAAATTGCAGAATTTTCTCGAACGCCTGaagactttttaaagaaatatgatgAACTGAAATCTAAAAATACAAGGAACCTTGACCCACTAGTGTACCTGTTATCAAAACTCACAGAAGACAAAGAG aCACTTCAGTATTTGCAACAGAATGCAAAGGAAAGAGCTGAGCTTGCAGCTAGTGCTGCAGCCAGTGGCACCGCCAGCTTCAACATCGCTGTTGCAGCCTCTAAGATGTCCACACAAGAGCTAGAGGAACTGAGGAAGCAGCTTGGCAGTGTGGCCACGGGCTCCACACTGCAGCAG TCTCTGGAACTTACAAGAAAGATGCTTCgagacaaacagaacaaaaaaaatttgGGCCAGCCCCTCCCCGTCTTCCCAGCATGGGTATATGAGAGACCAACACTGGCTGGAGATTTCCTGATTGGTTCGGGCTTGAGTTCAGACACAGCTTTGCCTATAG GTACATTGCCCTTGGCCTCgcaggaatcagcagtggtggaaGACCTGCTCTATGTGCTTGTGGGTGTGGATGGCAGGTACATCACTGCTCAGCCTTTAGCTGGGAGGCAGAACCGTACTTTTCTTGTGGACCCCAACCTGGACCTGTCCATACGGGAGCTAGTAAACAGAATCCTCCCTGTGGCTGCCAGCTACTCTACTGTGACCAG GTTCATTGAGGAGAAGTCTTCATTTGAATATGGGCAGGTGAACCATGCACTGGCTGCTGCCATGAGAACCCTGGTAAAGGAATACCTGATTCTGGTCACACAGCTGGAACAGCTGCACAGGCAGGGCCTCCTCTCACTGCAGAAGCTCTGGTTCTACATCCAGCCAGCCATGCGGACCATCGACATCCTTGCCTCCCTTG CCACCTCAGTGGATAAAGGCGAGTGTGTAGGCGGGTCGACACTGAGCCTTCTCCATGATAGGAGCTTCAACTACACAGGGGATAGCCAGGCACAGGAGCTGTGCCTCTACCTGACCAAGGCAGCCAGTGCACCTTATTTTGAGATCCTGGAGAAGTGGATCTACAGGGGCATCATTCATGACCCATACAG TGAGTTCATGGTGGAGGAGCATGAGCTGCGGAAGGAGAAGATCCAGGAGGACTACAACGACAAGTACTGGGACCAGCGCTACACTGTGCTGCCGCAGCAGATCCCATCCTTCCTGCAGAAGGTAGCAGGCAAGATCCTCAGCACAG gaaaatACCTAAATGTGGTCCGAGAATGTGGTCATGATGTCACCTGTCCTGTAGCCAAAGAGATCATCTATACCCTCAAAGAGCGGGCCTATGTGGAGCAGATTGAGAAAGCATTCAATTATGCCAGCAAAGTGCTGCTGGACTTCCTCATGGAGGAGAAGGAGCTGGTGGCCCACCTGAG GTCCATCAAGCGCTACTTCCTGATGGACCAGGGGGACTTCTTCGTGCATTTCATGGACCTGACTGAGGAGGAGCTTAGGAAACCAGTAGAGGACATTACACCCACACGCCTGGAGGCTCTGCTGGAGCTGGCCCTGCGGATGAGCACTGCTAACACTGACCCTTTCAAAGATGACCTCAAG ATTGACCTGATGCCTCACGACCTTATCACTCAGCTTTTGCGGGTTCTGGCCATTGAGACCAAACAGGAGAAGGCAATGACCCATGCTGACCCCACGGAGCTTACACTGAGTGGTCTGGAGGCCTTCTCCTTTGACTACATGGTCAAATGGCCCCTGTCACTAATTATTAACAG GAAGGCACTCACCCGCTACCAGATGCTCTTCCGACACATGTTCTACTGCAAACACGTGGAACGGCAGCTCTGCAGTGTCTGGATCAGCAACAAGACAGCCAAGCAGCATGCACTGCACTCTGCGAAGTG GTTTGCTGGTGCTTTCACTTTGCGGCAGCGAATGCTCAACTTTGTCCAGAATATTCAGTACTACATGATGTTTGAAGTGATGGAACCAACCTGGCACATCCTTGAGAAAAACCTGAAATCT GCCTCCAACATTGACGATGTCCTTGGCCACCACACAAGTTTCCTTGACAACTGCCTGAAGGACTGTATGCTGACCAACCCTGAGCTGCTGAAGGTTTTCTCCAAGCTCATGTCTGTATGCGTCATGTTCACCAATTGTATGCAG AAATTTACACAGAGTATGAAACTGGACAGTGAGCTAGGCCGTCTGACACTGGATCATCAGGGTAGTGTGCCGGGGCCACCCACAGAGACTGAGCGGATTGAGGATCGCCCCCGGAAGGAGCCTACCAGGAAG CATCTGTCTGAGCATGTGGATACTCCTCAGCTGTCCTCTGGTTTCGAGGCCACCATCAACAACTTTGACAAAAACTTCTCTGCCCATCTTCTTGATTTGCTCGCCCGACTAAGTGTCTACAGCACCAGTGACTGTGAACATGGCATGGCCAGTGTCATCTCCAG GCTAGATTTCAATGGTTTCTATGCGGAACGCCTGGAACGTCTGTCTGCAGAAAGGAGTCAGAAGACTGCCCCCCAAGTGCCTGCCCCAAGGGGACCCCCAGCACCAGCACCCAGGGTGGCCATTCCTGCACAATGA